One segment of Thermosulfurimonas sp. F29 DNA contains the following:
- a CDS encoding tetratricopeptide repeat protein has protein sequence MKSVGRFALIVALIFLVGVCAVGAQDEPEKDPAWWLSQARFAYGEGDLLGALYIVKEARRRFPGRGHERLAVLEARILYDLGKVKECVDILGPLSLSYELAPEDLLLLARAYLDVQNPGNALFYAHLAEKKARKPGVICEARVIAARAYLLNRIHQKALLMARKILKDSCSDETVALALEILLEAGVPVREVQKYLAQNPNLKLYAPKIFKYLGDKFLSQGRLPKAERFYFRYLNLSGREEEAPPILLKLAEAAFHRGEVRRARLYYKLLATVWPHRDEAQFAKFRLYHLTYILRKRLGLPTLEQRKALIPIINELRRKHPENPITEEAQSFEIELYLEDRKPRKAFETALDFVQRYPKSGHLARVYRLLCEAENLYLSELFAQKNFSAILSLDRRYQKFARKATCGAHFYWVGKVYEHFYLDIVKDAYFLQAFEWGVPDAYQPELYLSLIEDALRERHLPEARDLLRTFVKKFPFYAQHPRYRYLEASYWYSIGNYRRARGILADLFKQKVGSASLRQRILQTYLSLALTTKDIDLALQIISAPGFKTTDDDFAFLVQLALENQDYLRAKKILKMARKKFPDSTTLKWLAGVYYEKTGRREALEIWRALASENSTEGRLAKGILRSLELVEAARKVIY, from the coding sequence ATGAAAAGTGTCGGTCGTTTTGCTCTCATTGTGGCCCTGATTTTTCTGGTGGGCGTTTGTGCGGTGGGGGCTCAGGACGAGCCCGAAAAGGATCCGGCCTGGTGGCTGAGTCAGGCCCGTTTTGCCTATGGTGAGGGAGACCTTCTCGGAGCTTTATATATAGTAAAAGAAGCCCGCCGTCGTTTTCCGGGACGAGGACATGAAAGATTGGCCGTACTAGAAGCCCGTATCCTTTACGATCTGGGTAAAGTCAAAGAATGCGTTGATATTCTGGGCCCCCTCTCCCTTTCTTACGAACTTGCTCCGGAGGATCTCCTCCTCCTGGCCCGCGCCTATCTGGATGTACAGAATCCCGGAAATGCCCTCTTTTATGCTCATCTTGCGGAGAAAAAAGCCCGAAAGCCGGGCGTGATCTGTGAAGCAAGAGTCATAGCTGCACGAGCCTATCTGCTCAACAGAATTCATCAAAAAGCCCTCCTGATGGCCAGAAAGATTTTAAAGGATTCCTGCTCCGATGAGACGGTGGCCTTGGCCCTGGAAATTCTTCTGGAGGCCGGTGTCCCTGTGAGAGAGGTCCAGAAATATCTTGCACAAAATCCTAATTTAAAGCTTTATGCTCCCAAAATTTTTAAATATCTCGGAGATAAGTTTCTTTCGCAGGGACGCCTCCCCAAAGCGGAACGGTTCTATTTCCGCTATCTAAATCTGTCGGGAAGGGAGGAGGAAGCCCCTCCCATCCTTCTGAAACTGGCCGAGGCGGCCTTTCACCGCGGGGAGGTGCGCAGGGCCAGACTCTATTACAAGTTGCTTGCCACGGTCTGGCCGCATCGGGACGAGGCCCAGTTTGCCAAATTCAGGCTCTATCACCTGACCTATATTCTGAGAAAACGCCTGGGGCTCCCCACCCTGGAACAGCGCAAGGCTCTCATTCCCATTATAAACGAACTCCGGCGAAAACACCCCGAAAATCCCATCACCGAGGAGGCCCAGTCCTTCGAGATCGAACTGTATCTCGAGGACAGGAAGCCCCGAAAGGCCTTCGAAACCGCCCTGGATTTCGTCCAGAGGTATCCGAAGTCCGGACATCTTGCCCGGGTATATCGTCTCCTGTGTGAGGCCGAAAATCTCTACCTCTCCGAGCTCTTTGCCCAAAAAAATTTCTCGGCTATATTGTCTCTTGATCGCCGTTATCAGAAATTTGCCCGCAAGGCCACCTGTGGAGCGCACTTTTATTGGGTGGGAAAGGTTTACGAGCATTTCTATCTGGACATCGTAAAGGATGCCTATTTCCTTCAGGCCTTTGAGTGGGGAGTCCCTGATGCCTATCAACCGGAACTCTATCTCTCCCTTATCGAAGATGCTCTCCGCGAACGACATCTCCCGGAGGCCCGGGATCTCCTCCGGACTTTTGTGAAAAAATTTCCCTTCTATGCCCAACACCCCCGTTATCGGTACCTTGAAGCTTCTTACTGGTATTCCATCGGAAATTATCGGCGTGCCCGCGGGATCCTGGCGGATCTCTTTAAACAAAAGGTGGGTTCCGCCTCGCTGCGCCAGAGAATACTCCAGACTTATCTATCGCTGGCGCTGACCACCAAGGATATAGACCTTGCGCTGCAGATCATCTCGGCCCCGGGATTTAAGACCACCGATGATGACTTTGCCTTTCTCGTTCAGCTTGCCCTTGAAAATCAGGACTACCTGAGAGCCAAAAAGATTCTAAAAATGGCCCGGAAGAAGTTTCCCGATTCCACTACCCTCAAGTGGCTGGCCGGGGTGTATTATGAAAAAACCGGACGCCGGGAGGCACTGGAGATATGGAGGGCTCTTGCTAGTGAAAATTCCACGGAGGGGCGCCTGGCTAAGGGGATTCTCAGGAGTCTGGAACTGGTAGAAGCTGCACGGAAGGTTATATATTAA
- the flgB gene encoding flagellar basal body rod protein FlgB, producing the protein MFGRVFQKTWDLVARSLRLRILRHEVLASNVANVDTPGYRRKDVPFEKLMRAYLGEGELPLRRTRPEHLSLVSPEVSPRVVEAEDVGTPNNVSLEEEMSKLIENHLLYQATVQALIKEIQIMREAITEGGK; encoded by the coding sequence ATGTTCGGAAGGGTCTTCCAGAAAACCTGGGATCTGGTGGCCCGCAGTCTCCGGCTTCGGATCCTGCGCCATGAGGTTCTGGCCTCCAATGTGGCCAATGTGGACACACCCGGTTACCGGCGCAAGGATGTGCCTTTCGAGAAGTTAATGCGGGCCTATCTAGGGGAGGGTGAACTCCCCCTGCGCCGAACCCGTCCGGAACACCTCTCCCTGGTCTCCCCGGAGGTCTCTCCCCGGGTGGTGGAGGCCGAGGATGTGGGCACTCCCAACAATGTCTCGCTCGAGGAAGAAATGTCCAAACTTATAGAAAATCATCTCCTTTATCAGGCCACGGTTCAGGCCCTGATAAAGGAGATCCAGATCATGCGTGAAGCCATTACCGAAGGAGGTAAGTAA
- a CDS encoding sigma-54-dependent Fis family transcriptional regulator, translating to MAEEIIGKSRAIREVFRLIDKVAPTESTVLILGESGTGKELVARAIHARSRRRHGPFVPVNCGAIPEELLESELFGYERGAFTGATRSKPGRFELAHGGTIFLDEIAEMSPKLQVKLLRILQERRVERLGGERAFPVDIRIIAATNRDLEREVAEGRFREDLYFRLNVIPIKLPPLRERKEDIPLLAKHFLARFCEREDLPLKKLSDGALRRLMEYHWPGNVRELENLMERLVILTEGEIIEEKDLPEHIRSASPVPICPPGKFPVDGFSLPRALREFERELILQALEISGGVKSRAARLLGIKRTTLIEKMKRLGLD from the coding sequence ATGGCGGAGGAAATCATTGGAAAAAGCCGGGCTATTCGTGAGGTTTTCCGTCTGATCGATAAGGTGGCTCCCACGGAAAGCACGGTGCTTATTCTGGGAGAGTCCGGGACCGGGAAGGAACTGGTAGCCCGGGCCATTCACGCCAGGAGTCGGCGACGGCATGGTCCTTTTGTGCCGGTCAATTGCGGGGCCATCCCGGAGGAACTACTCGAAAGTGAACTCTTCGGTTATGAACGGGGGGCCTTCACCGGAGCCACTCGTAGCAAGCCCGGTCGTTTCGAACTAGCCCACGGAGGCACCATATTTCTGGACGAAATCGCTGAAATGAGTCCCAAACTTCAGGTCAAGCTTCTTCGCATCCTCCAGGAGCGCCGGGTAGAGCGTCTGGGAGGTGAAAGGGCCTTTCCGGTGGATATTCGGATCATTGCCGCCACCAATCGGGATCTGGAAAGGGAGGTGGCGGAAGGCCGGTTTAGAGAGGATCTCTATTTTCGTCTGAATGTGATTCCCATCAAGCTGCCGCCTCTTCGTGAAAGAAAAGAGGACATTCCCCTGCTGGCGAAGCACTTCCTGGCCCGTTTTTGTGAAAGGGAGGACTTGCCTCTTAAGAAACTTTCCGATGGGGCACTTCGAAGACTTATGGAATATCACTGGCCCGGCAATGTACGAGAACTTGAAAATCTGATGGAGAGGCTGGTCATCCTGACCGAGGGAGAAATTATCGAAGAAAAAGACCTCCCTGAACATATCCGATCCGCTTCTCCTGTTCCCATATGTCCTCCCGGGAAATTTCCCGTGGATGGATTCAGCCTCCCCCGGGCCCTTCGAGAGTTTGAGAGAGAGCTTATTCTTCAGGCCCTTGAAATTTCCGGAGGGGTAAAAAGCCGGGCAGCCAGGCTTCTGGGAATCAAGCGCACCACCCTCATAGAAAAGATGAAACGTCTTGGCCTGGATTAA
- the fliF gene encoding flagellar basal-body MS-ring/collar protein FliF codes for MKWPQPREVVGQLRTFYEGLNRQQKIIGSILLLLAVAGFAALILWSSRPEWALLYRGLPEETAGEIVNYLKNKNIPYRIGPGGSIKVPKDKVLELRMEIAGQGLVGGPGPGFELFDKGRIGATEFVQRVNYQRALEGELARTIMSLREVKYARVHLALPRESLFVEEEKPPKASVFVSLRPGYTLTRKEILGIVNLVSGAVTGLTPENISIIDSTGRILYRGKKEEEEVSATQLAYQRSLEERYRSKIEDLLSRALGPGRAVAQVSVEVDFDKGAIREETYDPEMTAVVSESVEESSKSSRSQGGPAGVKGALAAKAEGNLGLAGRGEVSSKKKIIRNYEPSRVLKQISIAPGKIKRLSVAVLVDENAVAGKDKQAKLEWIEKLVKGAVGYNPDRGDVVEVSTFPFRTEEVKGPAVWMEYASRLVKPLLEFLIAVLVLLLVIRPLLKSILEKKPTEAEIEALERGERAPEVEAREEAQPLPHEMALGIVQSSPERAAILVKKWLLEESAEERAKALKEAA; via the coding sequence ATGAAGTGGCCTCAACCGCGAGAGGTGGTCGGTCAGCTTCGGACCTTTTACGAGGGTTTGAATCGACAGCAAAAGATCATAGGGAGTATCCTTTTACTTCTGGCGGTGGCCGGTTTTGCTGCCCTCATCCTGTGGTCCTCGAGGCCGGAATGGGCCCTTCTTTATCGAGGTCTTCCCGAGGAAACCGCCGGTGAGATCGTAAATTATCTCAAGAACAAAAACATCCCCTACCGGATCGGCCCCGGAGGATCCATTAAGGTACCCAAGGATAAAGTGCTGGAGCTACGGATGGAGATAGCCGGACAGGGGTTGGTGGGGGGGCCGGGTCCCGGTTTTGAGCTTTTCGACAAGGGACGCATCGGGGCCACGGAGTTCGTTCAGAGGGTCAACTACCAGAGGGCCCTTGAGGGAGAGCTGGCTCGCACCATCATGAGTTTGCGGGAGGTAAAGTATGCTCGTGTTCACCTGGCCCTCCCCAGGGAGAGTTTATTTGTGGAGGAGGAAAAACCCCCCAAGGCCTCGGTCTTCGTCAGCCTCAGGCCGGGTTATACCCTTACCAGAAAAGAGATCCTGGGAATAGTCAATCTCGTCTCCGGGGCGGTTACCGGCCTCACCCCGGAAAACATAAGCATTATTGATTCCACCGGCCGGATCCTTTATAGGGGTAAAAAGGAGGAAGAGGAGGTCTCGGCCACTCAGCTGGCCTATCAGCGAAGTCTTGAGGAACGCTACCGCTCGAAAATAGAGGATTTACTAAGCCGGGCTCTGGGACCGGGCCGGGCCGTAGCTCAGGTCTCGGTGGAGGTGGACTTTGACAAAGGGGCTATACGGGAGGAGACCTACGATCCGGAGATGACCGCGGTGGTCTCCGAGTCGGTAGAGGAATCCAGTAAGAGCAGCCGCAGTCAAGGGGGACCGGCCGGAGTGAAAGGGGCTCTTGCCGCCAAGGCCGAGGGCAACCTGGGACTTGCGGGTCGGGGGGAGGTTTCTTCAAAGAAGAAGATTATCCGTAATTACGAACCCAGCCGGGTCCTCAAGCAAATCTCCATCGCTCCGGGAAAGATAAAACGCCTCTCTGTGGCCGTGCTGGTGGACGAGAACGCTGTAGCCGGAAAGGACAAACAGGCTAAACTTGAATGGATAGAGAAACTGGTTAAGGGAGCGGTGGGATATAATCCCGATCGAGGGGATGTGGTCGAGGTATCCACCTTCCCCTTCCGCACCGAGGAGGTGAAGGGACCGGCGGTGTGGATGGAATATGCGAGTCGCCTGGTCAAGCCGCTGCTTGAGTTTCTGATCGCGGTTCTGGTCCTACTTCTGGTGATACGCCCGCTTCTAAAGAGTATTCTGGAGAAAAAACCCACCGAGGCCGAAATAGAGGCCCTGGAGAGAGGGGAAAGGGCTCCGGAAGTGGAGGCCCGGGAGGAGGCCCAGCCTCTTCCCCACGAGATGGCCCTGGGCATAGTCCAGAGCAGTCCCGAACGGGCGGCCATTCTCGTAAAAAAGTGGTTGCTTGAGGAATCCGCGGAGGAAAGGGCCAAGGCCCTGAAGGAGGCGGCTTAA
- the fliE gene encoding flagellar hook-basal body complex protein FliE, which translates to MKILPSSWSGLFPVETGKDVLKREKDFGRLLKEKLRETDRIQKQALAHLRDFASGRDTDLTKLTLSLAKADLSFRLVVRIRNKVLEAYQEIMRMQI; encoded by the coding sequence ATGAAAATTTTGCCTTCTTCCTGGTCCGGTCTGTTCCCGGTGGAAACCGGGAAGGATGTCCTGAAACGGGAGAAAGATTTCGGGAGACTCCTGAAGGAAAAGCTCAGAGAAACCGATCGCATCCAGAAGCAGGCCCTTGCGCACCTTCGGGATTTCGCCTCGGGACGCGATACGGATCTCACGAAACTCACTCTATCCCTGGCCAAAGCGGATCTCTCCTTTCGACTAGTGGTGCGAATCCGGAACAAGGTCCTTGAGGCCTATCAGGAGATCATGCGCATGCAGATTTAA
- the flgC gene encoding flagellar basal body rod protein FlgC, which yields MKLLTALKIAGSGLTAQRVRLNIASMNLANAQVTRTAEGGPYRAKDVILTSDPLPDEEGVSEVKVAEIVDDPAPFREVYDPTHPDADERGMVRYPNVDVLTEMVELLSAGRAYEANLTVINITKDLAIKTIDIIRG from the coding sequence ATGAAACTGCTGACCGCCCTTAAGATCGCCGGAAGCGGCCTTACTGCTCAAAGGGTAAGGCTCAACATTGCCTCCATGAATCTGGCCAACGCCCAGGTCACCCGTACAGCCGAGGGGGGCCCCTATCGGGCCAAGGATGTAATTCTGACCTCCGACCCCCTTCCAGACGAAGAGGGAGTCTCGGAGGTGAAGGTGGCCGAGATCGTGGACGACCCGGCTCCTTTCCGGGAGGTCTATGATCCCACTCATCCCGATGCCGACGAACGGGGAATGGTCAGGTACCCCAATGTGGATGTGTTAACGGAAATGGTGGAATTGCTTTCGGCGGGAAGGGCCTACGAGGCCAACCTTACCGTGATAAACATTACCAAGGATCTGGCCATCAAAACCATAGACATAATCCGTGGATAA
- a CDS encoding sigma-54 dependent transcriptional regulator → MSGQILFVSQSHELTTLSEKLRSEGLEILQAPEWFQAVEILDSGNPAVVVIEVSGQGPSPRRILDEFKKRKKKPAIIFLARRVSLEEAVAAVREGAYDFRLLDTDPEILKRLILTAWREHRTSIESEDFLTRDPRLRSLLEKLRPVARSRAPILIMGESGTGKEVLARWIHRISDRTRGPFLAINCAALPEALLESELFGYEKGAFSGALTRKKGKFELADGGTILLDEITEMPLTLQAKLLRVLQEGEVDRLGGAYPVKVDVRVIATTNRNIEAEVSAGRFREDLYFRLNVIPVRLPPLRERPSDIPFLAEYFFREFTRLYRKNIRGFAPGVLDTLKGYEFPGNVRELKNLIERAVLLCEGPWITLEDLLWSSRTPFDHSTMGNSSASGKFKPLRELEREAILEALRACGGNRTRAAELLGISVRTLRNKLRLYRAQGLL, encoded by the coding sequence ATGTCCGGTCAGATCCTTTTCGTTTCTCAGAGTCATGAACTCACCACCCTTTCCGAAAAGCTCCGCTCGGAAGGGCTGGAAATCCTGCAGGCACCGGAATGGTTTCAGGCTGTTGAAATTCTTGATTCCGGGAATCCGGCGGTGGTAGTGATAGAAGTGTCAGGGCAGGGACCCTCTCCCCGTCGAATTCTTGACGAATTTAAAAAGCGCAAAAAAAAGCCCGCTATAATCTTCCTGGCCCGAAGGGTCTCCCTTGAAGAGGCCGTAGCCGCGGTTCGAGAGGGAGCTTATGACTTCCGACTTCTCGATACGGATCCGGAGATACTAAAAAGATTGATCCTTACCGCATGGAGGGAGCATCGAACCTCCATAGAGAGTGAGGACTTTCTTACGCGGGATCCGCGCCTCAGGTCCCTGCTGGAAAAACTTAGACCGGTGGCCCGCAGTAGGGCTCCGATTCTCATAATGGGTGAATCCGGCACCGGAAAGGAGGTCCTGGCCCGGTGGATTCACCGGATAAGTGATCGGACTAGGGGCCCCTTCCTGGCTATTAACTGTGCGGCCCTCCCCGAGGCCCTTCTGGAATCGGAACTCTTCGGCTACGAAAAGGGGGCCTTTTCCGGAGCTCTAACCCGGAAAAAAGGTAAGTTCGAGCTGGCTGACGGGGGCACTATTCTTTTGGATGAAATCACCGAAATGCCCCTTACCCTTCAGGCCAAACTCCTGCGGGTGCTTCAGGAGGGAGAGGTAGATCGCCTGGGAGGAGCCTATCCGGTTAAGGTGGATGTACGGGTCATAGCCACCACCAATCGGAATATCGAAGCCGAAGTGTCCGCCGGTCGTTTCCGGGAGGACCTTTACTTCCGGCTAAATGTCATCCCGGTGCGACTCCCCCCCCTCCGGGAAAGGCCCTCGGACATCCCCTTTCTGGCCGAATATTTTTTTCGTGAATTTACCCGGCTGTACAGAAAAAACATTCGAGGATTTGCTCCCGGAGTCCTCGACACCCTGAAAGGATACGAATTTCCGGGAAATGTGCGCGAATTGAAGAATCTCATTGAAAGAGCCGTCCTTCTGTGTGAGGGGCCCTGGATTACACTGGAGGATCTCCTGTGGTCTTCCCGAACTCCCTTCGACCATTCCACGATGGGGAATTCATCTGCGTCGGGAAAGTTCAAACCTCTCCGGGAACTGGAAAGAGAGGCCATTCTGGAGGCCCTAAGGGCCTGCGGGGGCAACCGTACCCGGGCCGCGGAGCTTCTCGGAATAAGCGTGCGCACCCTGCGTAACAAACTTAGGCTCTATCGGGCACAGGGTTTGCTATAA